The Kosakonia sp. SMBL-WEM22 sequence GCATGAGCAGCTTGCGCTGCTGGCGAAGCAGAAAGATTTCTTTGCGCAGCATGGCGTGCTGGCGTCGGTGAATGTCGATGGCCCAACGCTGCTGGCGATGCGGCAGTATGGCGACATCATGGCGCTGGTCGATTCGCTGCCGTGGATCCGCTTCGAACTGGTGGAGCATATCCGCTTACCGCAGGACTCGTCGTTTGCTTCCATCTGTGAGATTGGCCCGCTGTGGCTGGATGATTTCGGCACCGGCATGGCTAACTTCTCCGCCCTGAGCGAAGTGCGTTACGACTACATTAAAGTCGCGCGGGAGCTCTTTATGATGCTGCGTAAAACGCCGGAAGGGCAGAATCTCTTCACCCTGCTGCTGCAACTGATGAACCACTATTGCCAGGGCGTGATCGTCGAAGGCGTCGAAACGCTGGAGGAGTGGCGCGATGTGCAAAACTCGCCCGCCTTCGCCGCACAGGGCTATTTCCTCTCGCGTCCGGTTCCTTTAGCCAACCTTGAGAATGTGATACTCGATCTTTAACCGCTGCCCTTTCCGTCAGGTCTACTATCTTTATGAGAGGTAAGGCTTTAAAGGAAAAGGCATAACAATGACAAGAACGGGCAAAATAGTGACGGCGGTTGCGTCGACGCTGCTATTAGTGATTGTGGTGGCCATCGTCATCATTGCGACATTTGACTGGAACCGGCTTAAACCCACCATTAATGAAAAAGTCTCGACTGAGCTGAATCGCCCCTTCGCGATCCGCGGCGATCTTGGCGTCAACTGGGCGCGGCAAAAAGAGGAGACCGGCTGGCGTAGCTGGATCCCGTGGCCGCATATTCACGCCGAAGATATTATTCTCGGCAACCCGCCGGGGATCGATGAGATCACCATGGTGCATCTGCCGCGCGTAGACGCGACAATTTCGCCGTTAGCGCTGTTTACCAAAACCGTATACCTGCCCTGGATCAAGCTGCAACAGCCCGATGCGCGGCTGATTCGCCGCTCGGAAAAGCTCAACAACTGGACCTTTACTCTCGCAGCGGATGAGAAAAACGATGCCAACGCTCAACCCTCTTCATGGTCATTCCGTCTCGATAACATCCTGTTTGATAAAGGGCGAATCGCCATTGATGACGCGGTGAGCCGCGCCGATATCACCATTCAGGTCGATCCGCTCGGTAAACCGCTGCCGTTTAGCGAAGTGACTGGCAAAAAGGATGACAGCAACAAAGCGGGCGATTATGTCTTTGGCCTGAAGGCGAAAGGGCGCTACAACAACCAGCCGCTGAGCGGCGAAGGGAAAATCGGTGGCATGCTGTCGCTGCGCAGCGAAACGACGCCGTTCCCGGTGCAGGCGGATTTCCGCTCCGGAAACACGCGTGTGGCGTTTGTCGGCACGGTGAAGGATCCGATGAATATGGGCGGCGTCGATCTGAAGCTGAAGTTTGGCGGCGATTCGCTGGGCGATCTCTATGAGCTGACCGGCGTGCTGCTGCCCGATACGCCACCGTTTGAAACGGATGGTCGGCTGGTGGCGAAACTCAACGGTGACAAGGGCGCAGTCTATGACTATCGCAACTTCAACGGCCATATCGGCGAGAGTGATATTCACGGCACGCTGACCTACACCAACGGCAAACCGCGCCCGAAACTGGAGGGCGATGTCGAGTCGCGCCAGTTGCGTCTGGCCGATCTCGGGCCGCTGATTGGTGTCGATTCCGGCAAAGGAGCCGAGCAGTCGAAAAAATCGGAGCAGAAGAAGGGTGAAAAATCGGTGCAGCCTGCCGACAAAGTGCTGCCTTATGACCGCTTTGAAACCGATAAGTGGAATGTGATGGATGCGGATGTGCGCTTTAAAGGCCGCCGCATTGAGCACGGCTCTTCGCTGCCGATTAGCGATCTCACGACCCATATCCTGCTGAAAAATGCTGACCTGCGCCTGCAACCGCTGAAGTTTGGCCTCGCGGGCGGCATTATCTCATCGAATATTCACCTCGAAGGGGATAAGAAACCGATGCAGGGCCGCGCCAGCATACAGGCGCGTAAGCTGAAGCTGAAACAGCTGATGCCTGATGTTGAATTGATGCAGAAAACGCTTGGTGAGATGAATGGCGACGCTGAGTTCCGCGGCGTCGGCAACTCGGTTGCCGCTCTGCTCGGCACCAGCAACGGCAACCTGAAGCTGCTGATGAATGACGGCTTGATAAGCCGCAACCTGATGGAGATTGTCGGCCTCAACGTCGGTAACTATGTGGTTGGTCAGCTGTTTGGCGATGATGAGGTGCGCGTCAACTGTGCGGCAGCTAACCTCGATCTGGTTAACGGCGTTGCCCGCCCGCAGATCTTCGCCTTCGATACGGAAAACGCGCTGATCAACATTACCGGCACCGCCAGCATGGCTTCTGAACAGCTCGATCTGACTATCAATCCGGAGAGCAAAGGGGTGCGCATCGTTACGCTGCGTTCACCGCTCTATGTGCGCGGCAGTTTTAAAAATCCGCAGGCGGGTGTAAAAGCAGGCCCGCTAATTGCTCGTGGCGCAGTAGCGGCCGCGCTGGCAACGCTGGTGACGCCAGCCGCCGCGCTACTGGCGCTGATCTCTCCATCAGAAGGCGAAGAGAACCAGTGCCAGGCGATTCTGTCACAGATGAAACGCTAAAAGGAAAACCCCTCTCTGGCGACAGAGAGGGGGAATCATCAGAGGGATTGATGCTTTGTTTCGTGGGTCAGCAGCAGGGCGATAAGGGTTAAGCCCGCCATTGCCGCCAGGTAGAAGCCAACGTACATCAGGCCATAGTTAGCCTGTAACCATGTGGCGATATAAGGCGCTACCGAGGCACCGAGGATCGACGAGACGTTATAGGAGAACGAAGCGCCGGTATAGCGCACTTCCGTCGGGAACAGCTCCGGCAGCAGCGCGCCCATCGGACCAAAAGTCAGCCCCATCAGGCTCAGACCAATCAGCAGATAGGTCATCACCAGCGCCGGGTTACCGGAACCCAGCAGCGGCGGGAAGACGAACAGTGCGAAGAGAATGATAAGCGTGGTGATAACAATCATGCTCTTGCGACGGCCATAGGCATCCGCCAGCAGGCCGGCAACTGGTACCATCACGCCAAAGCCAATCACCGCCATCATCAGCATCCACAACACTTCATTGCGCGGCATGCCTAAGCCCTGCGGCGAGGTGCTGAAGGTCATCGAATATACGGTCATGATATAGAACAGCGTATAGGTCGCCAGCATGATAAAGGTGCCAAGCACCGTCACGCGCACATGTTTTGTCAGCAGCGTGCCGAGCGGGATCTTCACCTGCTTCTTCGCCGCAGCCACTTTGGCGAAGACCGGTGTTTCATGCAGCGAGACGCGAACATAGAGACCAATCAGCACCAGCACGGCGGAGAAGATAAACGGCACGCGCCAGCCCCACTGCATAAACTGCTCATCGGTCAGCAGCCAGGAGAGCAGCAGGAAGGTGCCGTTGGCAAAGAAGAAGCCGATAGGCGCGCCCAACTGCGGGAAGGAGCCATACAGCGCGCGTTTACGCGGCGGCGCGTTCTCGGTGGCCAGCAGCGCTGCGCCGCCCCATTCACCGCCAAGACCTAAGCCCTGACCAAAGCGGGCCAGCGCCAGCAGCAGCGGAGCCAGCACGCCAATGGTCTCATAACCCGGCAGCAAGCCAATCGCGACGGTTGAGATACCCATGGTCAGCAGCGAAGCGACAAGTGTCACTTTGCGCCCGACGCGATCGCCGAAGTGGCCAAACACGGCAGAGCCGATAGGACGGGCGATAAAGGCGATGGCGAAAGTGGCCAGTGATTGCAGCGTAGCTGCGGTGGTATCGCCCTGGGGAAAGAAGATATGCGGGAAAACGATAACCGCGGCGGTGGCGTAAATGTAGAAATCGAAGAACTCAATGGCGGTGCCAATCAGCGAGGCGACGACGACTTTTTTGCGCGAGTTTACCGGGGGATTTTCCTGCTCGTTGTCAAAGGTTGTGGCTGTAGCTTGCATAATGTTTTCTTATTTTTAGGCGAACGAACGAGCATATTAGTCACAGCAAAAGCGTTATTTCAATCTGTAACAAAGCCGGCGGGCGGGCAAAAAAGCGGCAAAAAGCGAATAATTTTCAGACTTACGAATTCGCATCTATGAAATGCTTCACATATTTTAGAAGTTAGCGGATAAAACTGGTTTTAGGTTAAATAAAAGTTACGGACTGGATTTTCATGCTGGAATTATGGATCGAGCTGATATTTTCCTGCTATCTATCAGCCCGATAGCTTATTTAGCGGCGCGGCGACGGCGTCTGTCCGGCATCAGCGGGTCATCTTTATACTGCGCGGTGGCGATCCACGCAGCACAGAAAAGCGTCAGGCGGGCGAAGAAGTAGAAGAACGCCATCAGACCCAGCACGGAGCCAAATGCCGCACCGGAAGGGGATTTCACCAGCGATGGCAATGTCCATGTCATGATGATTTTGATCACTTCAAAGCCAATGGCGGCGATAAACGTGCCGCGGATCAGCGCGCGCTTACGTGGGCGGTGACGCGGCAGCCGCCAGAAGATCCAGAAGAAGAGCAGATAGTTGGCGAGCACTGAAATCATCAGGCCAATCAGCCCCCAGGCCGGTTTCAGCCAGTCGATATAATCAAGGTGCAGCGTGGAGATGATCAGCTCCTGCGCCGAACCAGCCACCGAGGTGATGGAGAGGGTGATCACCAGCGCCACCAGCAGGCCAATCAGCGAGATAAAGTCGCGGAAGTACTTTACCCAAATCTTCTCTTCATCCTGCGCGTTACGCTCCCAGACATCGCGCGACTGGGCACGAATCGCTTCCCGCAGGTTGCCCATCCAGTTCACGCCGGAGTAGAGCGCGATAGCAAAGCCGACAATCCCGACGGTGGTGCGCTGCTCCACGGCGATATGCAGCGTGTTTTTCAGCGTCGAGGCCATAGTCGGGTCGCTGACGCTTTGCAGGATCTTATTGAAGATGTCCTGCAACAGGGTCGGATGCGACGCGAGGATAAACCCGGCGGTGGCAAACGAGACCATCATGATGGGGATCATCGAGAGAAAGGAGAAGTAGGTGATCGCTGCGCCAAACTGGTTGCCCATGCGATCGTTAAAACGTTCTGCGGCGCGAATAAGATGCGCCACCAGCGGTTTACGCTGGATCTTTTTCGCCGTATCGGTGACAGCGGCAATCGCCCCGCTATCTTTCTCAGAGCTCTCTTTTTCCGGCTTTTCCGGGGTCTCTGCCATCTTCCTGACAGGCTCATACTCAAGGTCTTGCGTGGGACGTTTTTCGACATCTTCCGTTTTCATCAGGTTTTATTTCCTTCTCCTGAATGTGTGGTATGCAGAATTATAGTCGCTACTGGTCGACATAATCCTTCAGCACAGTGGAGAGCCACTCCATAAACAGATGTACGCGCCGCGAAAGGTTGCGCCGGTGCGGGTAGATCAGCGAAACCGGCATCGGCTCGGCGCGATATTGCGGCAAGATCTCCACCAACTTTCCGCTGCGTAACGCCTCGCGCACGCCGACGCGCGGCACCTGAATAATGCCCAGCCCGGCCACGCAGGCCGCGTGGTACGTTTCTGTGCTATTGACGGTGAGAATACCGCCGGTTTTCACCCAGCGCGTCTGCTTATCCAGCCACACTTCAAAGCCTTGCGGGCGGGCGCCGAGGTTAACGGTGTAGTGCACCAGCGCGTGGGAGGCGAGATCCTCCAGCGACTCCGGGTAACCAAAACGCGCCAGATAATCGGGGCTGGCGCAGTTGATCATCGACAGCCTGCCAAGCTGGCGGGCAATCAGGCCGGAATCCTTCAGCGTGCCGACGCGCACCACGCAGTCAAAACCTTCGCGGATCACATCCACCAGCCGATCGCTGCTGCTCAGTTCCAGCTCAATGCCGGGGTAGTGCTGCAAAAAATCGGGCAGCCGCGGAATCACTAAATTTTTCGCTACCGCGACCGGCATATCGACCCGCAAGCGCCCGCTGATGGTTGAGGGATCGTGCAGGAACATGCCGTCCAGCTCCTCCATATTCGCCAACAGATCTTTCGCCCGCTCGTAATAGACCATGCCATCCTGCGTCAGCTGTACGCGGCGCGTGGTGCGGTGCAACAGCTGCGTACCCAGCGCGGTTTCCAGCGCCTGAATCTGGCGCGAGACACTCCCTTTCGGTAACCCCATTGACTCCGCGGCGTGAGAGAAGCTCGAAAGCTCCGCGACGCGGACAAAAAGCTGCATTGCGTAAATTTTATCCATTACTGGCTACTATTGTTGTTTTTAATGAAA is a genomic window containing:
- a CDS encoding AsmA family protein, which codes for MTRTGKIVTAVASTLLLVIVVAIVIIATFDWNRLKPTINEKVSTELNRPFAIRGDLGVNWARQKEETGWRSWIPWPHIHAEDIILGNPPGIDEITMVHLPRVDATISPLALFTKTVYLPWIKLQQPDARLIRRSEKLNNWTFTLAADEKNDANAQPSSWSFRLDNILFDKGRIAIDDAVSRADITIQVDPLGKPLPFSEVTGKKDDSNKAGDYVFGLKAKGRYNNQPLSGEGKIGGMLSLRSETTPFPVQADFRSGNTRVAFVGTVKDPMNMGGVDLKLKFGGDSLGDLYELTGVLLPDTPPFETDGRLVAKLNGDKGAVYDYRNFNGHIGESDIHGTLTYTNGKPRPKLEGDVESRQLRLADLGPLIGVDSGKGAEQSKKSEQKKGEKSVQPADKVLPYDRFETDKWNVMDADVRFKGRRIEHGSSLPISDLTTHILLKNADLRLQPLKFGLAGGIISSNIHLEGDKKPMQGRASIQARKLKLKQLMPDVELMQKTLGEMNGDAEFRGVGNSVAALLGTSNGNLKLLMNDGLISRNLMEIVGLNVGNYVVGQLFGDDEVRVNCAAANLDLVNGVARPQIFAFDTENALINITGTASMASEQLDLTINPESKGVRIVTLRSPLYVRGSFKNPQAGVKAGPLIARGAVAAALATLVTPAAALLALISPSEGEENQCQAILSQMKR
- a CDS encoding LysR family transcriptional regulator, which translates into the protein MDKIYAMQLFVRVAELSSFSHAAESMGLPKGSVSRQIQALETALGTQLLHRTTRRVQLTQDGMVYYERAKDLLANMEELDGMFLHDPSTISGRLRVDMPVAVAKNLVIPRLPDFLQHYPGIELELSSSDRLVDVIREGFDCVVRVGTLKDSGLIARQLGRLSMINCASPDYLARFGYPESLEDLASHALVHYTVNLGARPQGFEVWLDKQTRWVKTGGILTVNSTETYHAACVAGLGIIQVPRVGVREALRSGKLVEILPQYRAEPMPVSLIYPHRRNLSRRVHLFMEWLSTVLKDYVDQ
- a CDS encoding MFS transporter — encoded protein: MQATATTFDNEQENPPVNSRKKVVVASLIGTAIEFFDFYIYATAAVIVFPHIFFPQGDTTAATLQSLATFAIAFIARPIGSAVFGHFGDRVGRKVTLVASLLTMGISTVAIGLLPGYETIGVLAPLLLALARFGQGLGLGGEWGGAALLATENAPPRKRALYGSFPQLGAPIGFFFANGTFLLLSWLLTDEQFMQWGWRVPFIFSAVLVLIGLYVRVSLHETPVFAKVAAAKKQVKIPLGTLLTKHVRVTVLGTFIMLATYTLFYIMTVYSMTFSTSPQGLGMPRNEVLWMLMMAVIGFGVMVPVAGLLADAYGRRKSMIVITTLIILFALFVFPPLLGSGNPALVMTYLLIGLSLMGLTFGPMGALLPELFPTEVRYTGASFSYNVSSILGASVAPYIATWLQANYGLMYVGFYLAAMAGLTLIALLLTHETKHQSL
- the pdeH gene encoding cyclic-guanylate-specific phosphodiesterase — encoded protein: MTLQQVNQPPDIPHMNVESLHEHRYWLQCERAYTYQPIYKTDGRLMAIEVLTVVTHPSQPEKRIAPDRYFSEVPVRQRIDVVHEQLALLAKQKDFFAQHGVLASVNVDGPTLLAMRQYGDIMALVDSLPWIRFELVEHIRLPQDSSFASICEIGPLWLDDFGTGMANFSALSEVRYDYIKVARELFMMLRKTPEGQNLFTLLLQLMNHYCQGVIVEGVETLEEWRDVQNSPAFAAQGYFLSRPVPLANLENVILDL
- the yhjD gene encoding inner membrane protein YhjD, translating into MKTEDVEKRPTQDLEYEPVRKMAETPEKPEKESSEKDSGAIAAVTDTAKKIQRKPLVAHLIRAAERFNDRMGNQFGAAITYFSFLSMIPIMMVSFATAGFILASHPTLLQDIFNKILQSVSDPTMASTLKNTLHIAVEQRTTVGIVGFAIALYSGVNWMGNLREAIRAQSRDVWERNAQDEEKIWVKYFRDFISLIGLLVALVITLSITSVAGSAQELIISTLHLDYIDWLKPAWGLIGLMISVLANYLLFFWIFWRLPRHRPRKRALIRGTFIAAIGFEVIKIIMTWTLPSLVKSPSGAAFGSVLGLMAFFYFFARLTLFCAAWIATAQYKDDPLMPDRRRRRAAK